The Pseudomonas parafulva genome includes a window with the following:
- a CDS encoding peptidoglycan binding protein CsiV — protein sequence MRAIRCLTLLLVAFAPAAFAQGPYQVEMILVRQNNVPAFTSPFAPEDWSAGAPRLDKGAEQRPVLEDEATRLSATADYTVLMHRAWQQQVGDGPSRIAFGEGTEQFGHFPIEGNLSITQGRFIQVEANLWVNQLDGNGSVLQSEQFRQANSNVKGGQLTYLDGGHLAMLLKITPPGTPKMPSLDMLEQ from the coding sequence ATGCGCGCCATTCGCTGTCTGACCCTGCTGCTGGTGGCGTTTGCCCCAGCGGCATTCGCCCAGGGCCCGTATCAGGTCGAAATGATCCTGGTAAGGCAGAACAACGTACCCGCGTTCACCAGCCCGTTCGCGCCTGAAGACTGGAGCGCTGGCGCGCCACGGCTGGACAAAGGCGCAGAGCAGCGCCCGGTGCTCGAAGACGAGGCCACACGCTTGAGCGCCACGGCCGACTACACGGTACTCATGCACCGGGCCTGGCAACAGCAGGTAGGCGATGGGCCCAGTCGCATCGCATTCGGTGAAGGTACCGAGCAGTTCGGCCATTTCCCGATCGAGGGCAACCTGAGCATCACCCAGGGTCGCTTCATCCAGGTCGAAGCCAACCTTTGGGTCAACCAGCTCGACGGCAACGGCAGCGTGCTGCAGAGCGAGCAGTTTCGGCAGGCCAACAGCAATGTGAAAGGCGGACAACTGACCTACCTGGACGGCGGTCATCTGGCCATGCTCCTAAAGATAACCCCACCC